The Bacillus sp. Y1 genome has a window encoding:
- a CDS encoding ABC transporter substrate-binding protein: MLKSMRKRMKRSKASTILVVGLTATLALTGCTNNDSASSNNAEKVAFNKTGLPIVDKQVTLNIVSPKAALAPDYSEMVIFDRLQEATNVKIKWNNIPGDGYQEKKNLMLASGDLPDAFYASGFSDHDLVQHGQNGTIIPLEDLIDKYAPNLKKLFEQRPDLKKVVTAPDGHIYSLPRAEEMDLIGMPNIMFINKVWLDKLGLEMPTTLEEYHDVLKAFKEKDPNGNGKQDEIGLTFWYNGWCGNEGDLIGLFGLPDSPFEADHRVVRNGKVIYAAVQPEFKEAISYYNGWVKEGLIDPEVVTQKTEQLFAKGKTEDPTLGSFIWWENTEVVGTDRVDDYVVLPPLKGKDGNIVIGRSNYSEYGRDAFVITSANQNPEVTMRWVDELYEPKMSAQINWGPIGEIYEEDANGMLVNKELPEGIAMGELRQKVAPGGPFVVLKEHFGSVVDMEERAKERLEILDEYYKPHMVSENYPSIFFSPEELEVINTIEPEIKTFVKQKEAQWLIDGGIEKEWDDYVKQLKDMGLDQLMEVYQKGLDRYNKQ, encoded by the coding sequence ATGCTTAAATCAATGAGAAAAAGAATGAAGAGAAGCAAAGCGTCAACAATTTTGGTAGTCGGTTTAACAGCTACACTTGCGTTGACCGGATGTACAAACAATGATTCTGCTAGTTCAAATAATGCAGAAAAGGTTGCCTTTAATAAAACAGGTTTACCGATTGTCGACAAACAAGTAACGTTAAACATCGTTTCACCAAAGGCAGCATTGGCACCTGACTATTCGGAAATGGTCATTTTCGACCGACTTCAAGAAGCAACGAACGTCAAAATCAAATGGAATAATATCCCTGGCGATGGATATCAAGAAAAGAAAAACTTAATGCTGGCAAGTGGCGACCTGCCAGATGCATTCTATGCGTCAGGATTTAGTGATCATGACCTTGTACAGCATGGTCAGAACGGTACTATTATACCATTAGAGGATTTAATAGACAAATATGCACCTAATCTAAAGAAGCTATTTGAACAAAGACCGGATTTGAAAAAAGTCGTTACTGCACCTGATGGTCATATTTATTCCTTGCCTCGTGCAGAAGAAATGGATTTAATTGGAATGCCTAATATTATGTTTATTAATAAAGTATGGCTAGATAAGCTAGGCCTTGAAATGCCTACTACTCTTGAAGAATACCATGATGTATTAAAAGCATTTAAAGAAAAAGATCCTAATGGAAATGGAAAGCAAGACGAAATTGGGTTGACCTTTTGGTATAACGGCTGGTGTGGGAATGAAGGAGATTTAATTGGATTATTTGGTCTCCCTGATTCACCTTTTGAAGCAGATCACCGTGTCGTAAGAAATGGAAAGGTAATTTATGCCGCAGTTCAGCCCGAATTTAAAGAAGCGATCAGCTACTATAACGGGTGGGTAAAAGAAGGATTGATCGATCCTGAGGTTGTTACTCAAAAGACGGAGCAATTATTTGCAAAAGGAAAAACTGAGGATCCAACTCTAGGATCATTCATTTGGTGGGAGAATACAGAAGTTGTAGGAACGGATCGAGTAGATGATTATGTGGTTTTACCACCGTTAAAAGGAAAAGACGGCAATATTGTCATCGGTCGTTCCAACTATTCGGAGTATGGCAGAGATGCCTTCGTGATTACCTCTGCAAATCAAAACCCTGAAGTGACCATGCGTTGGGTAGATGAATTGTATGAGCCGAAAATGTCTGCACAAATCAACTGGGGGCCGATTGGAGAGATATATGAAGAAGATGCAAATGGAATGTTAGTCAATAAAGAGCTTCCTGAGGGAATAGCGATGGGTGAGCTGCGTCAAAAAGTGGCACCAGGTGGTCCGTTTGTTGTCTTAAAAGAACACTTCGGTAGTGTGGTAGATATGGAAGAAAGAGCGAAGGAAAGATTAGAAATTCTTGATGAGTATTATAAACCACATATGGTGTCAGAAAATTATCCTTCTATCTTCTTTAGTCCAGAGGAGCTTGAAGTTATTAACACCATTGAGCCAGAAATTAAAACATTTGTAAAACAAAAAGAGGCTCAATGGTTAATTGATGGTGGCATTGAGAAAGAATGGGATGACTATGTAAAGCAATTAAAAGATATGGGACTTGATCAATTAATGGAAGTGTACCAGAAGGGTCTAGATCGCTATAACAAGCAATAA
- a CDS encoding glycoside hydrolase family 32 protein, which yields MNNVLEKQQYYTEKYRPQYHFSPEKNWMNDPNGMVFYEGEYHLFYQYHPHGTTWGPMHWGHAVSKDLVYWEHLPIGLAPDEHGMIFSGSAVVDWNDSSGLFEGKSGLVAIFTHADTYPETNRARQRQSIAYSKDYGRTWIKYAGNPVLQEEHITDFRDPKVFWHRETNRWVMVVASGQTIRMYTSINLISWEFASEFGEAEGSHQGVWECPDLFELPVDKDPNQKKWVLFVSIGDNPNLPEGSRTQYFTGDFDGRTFLNDNSPETVLWIDHGRDNYAGVSWSDVPYEDGRRIYIGWMSNWRYANVTPTKEWRSAMTLPRVVELQSTEEGNRLVQKPIQEVQRLRTNHVSIQNKVIKPGTNLLNNMKSNTFEILVEFEITSETEFGFKVCKGENEETIIGYEVENQSVFVSRNHSGEGIFHQAFAGKHESKLVPENNKITLHIFVDQSSVEVFGNQGRVVITDLIFPSEENKAMELYVKEGDVTLHSLEFYSLKSTWR from the coding sequence ATGAATAACGTCTTAGAAAAGCAACAGTATTATACAGAGAAATATCGTCCACAATATCACTTCTCACCCGAGAAGAATTGGATGAACGATCCAAATGGTATGGTGTTTTATGAAGGAGAGTATCATTTGTTTTATCAATATCATCCACACGGAACGACATGGGGGCCAATGCATTGGGGGCATGCAGTAAGTAAAGATCTCGTGTACTGGGAACATCTTCCGATTGGTTTGGCTCCAGATGAGCATGGGATGATTTTTTCGGGTAGTGCAGTCGTTGATTGGAACGACTCTAGCGGTTTATTTGAGGGGAAATCAGGGTTAGTAGCGATATTCACTCACGCGGACACATATCCAGAAACCAATCGTGCGAGACAAAGACAGAGTATTGCCTATAGTAAGGATTATGGTCGAACGTGGATCAAGTATGCAGGCAACCCTGTACTTCAGGAAGAACATATTACCGATTTCCGTGATCCGAAGGTGTTCTGGCATCGTGAAACGAATCGTTGGGTTATGGTTGTTGCATCCGGACAAACGATTCGAATGTATACTTCTATAAATTTAATATCTTGGGAGTTTGCTAGTGAATTTGGAGAAGCTGAGGGCTCTCACCAGGGAGTTTGGGAGTGTCCTGACCTTTTTGAATTGCCTGTTGATAAGGATCCGAATCAGAAAAAATGGGTGTTATTCGTTAGTATTGGTGATAATCCCAACTTACCAGAAGGTTCTCGAACACAATATTTTACAGGTGATTTTGATGGAAGGACCTTCTTGAATGACAACTCTCCAGAAACGGTCTTGTGGATTGACCATGGCCGTGATAACTACGCTGGTGTAAGCTGGTCTGATGTTCCTTATGAGGACGGTAGAAGGATTTATATTGGCTGGATGAGCAATTGGCGATATGCCAATGTTACTCCAACTAAGGAATGGCGTAGTGCGATGACACTTCCTAGAGTAGTAGAATTACAGTCAACAGAAGAAGGAAATCGACTTGTTCAGAAACCAATTCAAGAAGTGCAAAGATTACGTACTAACCATGTATCTATTCAAAACAAGGTTATTAAGCCAGGAACGAATCTATTAAATAATATGAAAAGCAATACATTCGAAATACTTGTTGAGTTTGAAATTACATCTGAAACAGAATTTGGTTTTAAAGTTTGTAAGGGGGAGAATGAAGAAACGATTATTGGATATGAAGTGGAAAATCAAAGTGTCTTTGTAAGTCGAAACCATTCAGGGGAGGGCATTTTCCATCAAGCTTTCGCTGGTAAACATGAAAGCAAGCTTGTACCTGAAAACAACAAAATTACGTTACACATCTTTGTAGATCAGTCATCAGTAGAGGTGTTTGGGAATCAAGGACGAGTGGTGATTACAGATTTAATTTTTCCAAGCGAAGAAAATAAGGCGATGGAACTGTATGTAAAAGAGGGAGACGTAACTTTACATTCGCTAGAATTTTATTCATTAAAATCTACTTGGCGATAG
- a CDS encoding GH32 C-terminal domain-containing protein: MNRKLKRKKVFSLLLILVLMFQSFKPFSVPVRAASLPVVKDESYRPGYHFTPEKNWMNDPNGMVYYNGEYHLFYQHNPTDKVWGPMYWGHAISKDLVNWEHYPISVYPDENGFAWSGSAVVDYENTSGLGTKENPPMVALYTSELGGDNQHVSVTYSLDSGRTWSTLEQNPIITMPNELKASNGGSGVFRDPKVFWHEQSKQWMFVITSGKRIDFYTSPNLLDWQKVSEFSDPKAAELGLWECPDLFELPVYDEIGNKTGSKWVLTVSINPTPSGGTGMHYYVGDFNGTTFSPDENSEPLNWADYGADFYAAVTWSNTVNQPEDGRRIWLGWMNNPAQYAGQLPTSTWRGATTVPRELSLVETIEGVRLKQQPVKELTSLRDTANEVKIVNQKFSTNNVLENVTADMFELEAEFNLNETSASEFGFQVRKGENEATIISYQVADGKLSVDRTQSGETDFHKDFPSIQHTNLTVKDGILHVKLLVDRSSVEVFAEEGTTVFTNQIFPSETSKKIDLYAKDGEVALRSLSFYPLKEASFTKFVEDVDVENLPNTIENPNFETGDLTGWTTTGSAFRAPVSDATSFWGGPFEHEGTYHSWGFLGAKSDDKSDLRTGVMKSSNFVLEGNGVIDFLVGGGQDLNTLYVSLVKASTGEELMKATGANTEKYRRVSWDASEYLGEALFIKVVDYHSGGFGHINVDDFHVFNEEEGKQDDLINPGFETGDLTGWTAEGDAFNGTVTDQATYWDTLIPFEHQGKYHLWGFNGASPNEADQRTGSLTSNIFELSGNGRISFLVGGGDEMDGETHYNLYVALVRASDGKELFKATGPESETYKRVSWNASDYLGEKVYIKVVDQHTGGLGHLNVDDFQVKGRGMLSHWSFDEQKGHIALDSVKNEQLKVEYVFNEAKYKPSTDPLWRKGVVDHALLFDGYSTYINQPIKKAAQPSDALTIEAWVAPRSYEWGDLGQLSAIVNQHNKARGEGYILGMGRHGKWSFQAGMNGEWKEVWAKEDKPLEKDRWSYIVATFDQNEKKMKLFLNGELVGEVDTPRNATITASENNLLIGKHNSAAVLSSFTANMFNGMIDELKIYNKAVSEEEIKRQYNQVITSFEDGQLPLPDLSFDRSVYDGDRYRPQYHFLSPGHWMNEPHAPFYYNGKYHLFYQHNPQGPYWHQIHWGHAVSDDMVHWEDAPVALAPSGVSPDGVWSGSASFDQNGEPVLFFTAGDDSKSPNQMTGLAKPEDVKDPMLKMWDMLDHPVTVQAPDLPAEEGKVMYGQFRDPFVWQDGDTWYQIVGSGIENVGGSALLYTSKDLENWEYVGPFFTGNSKAYPKTGDVWELPVFLPIGKDANGEQKYAFFINPWFKSYSEHNVKYVFHWVGSWDKEKNQFVPDHEEPKLFDYGVHFTGPSGMIDDKGRSILFSIAQDRRTDQEHYDAGWAHNAGLPLELSLLKNGELGVEPINELETLRGKQLINIRNSSLSKANKKLEKVKGDMLEIILEIKAKSDEKYGIKVRQSGDSSEEVTLYFDETNEQFGVDASKMSVDPDVAKTSSSGTLSTEGENVKLHIFLDRSMIEAYANGQKSITTRAYPTKADALGLELWSKNGTANIVSMKVYEMGSAYSDTVVPAYYEDDSPQEEIPHSELTNHDFQTGDLTGWTIVEGNTFTNDHVTNENDWGWGGPFGQATTSTDPNKYHLWGFHPDHGGDAATGVLKSADFVLGGDGQIDFLTSGGADEQLLYVALVDAETNEILRKATGHNGEAYRRVRWDASEFIGRKLYIQVVDKHTGGWGHINLDDVNVPVKLEDK, translated from the coding sequence ATGAATCGAAAACTAAAGAGGAAAAAGGTTTTCTCGTTGCTTTTAATTTTAGTCCTTATGTTTCAATCGTTTAAACCATTTTCAGTACCTGTTCGCGCTGCTTCTCTTCCAGTAGTGAAAGATGAAAGCTACAGGCCGGGGTATCATTTTACTCCAGAGAAAAATTGGATGAACGACCCTAATGGTATGGTTTATTACAACGGGGAGTATCATTTGTTTTATCAGCATAACCCTACTGATAAAGTATGGGGGCCGATGTATTGGGGTCATGCAATTAGTAAAGATCTCGTAAACTGGGAGCACTATCCGATATCGGTTTATCCGGATGAAAATGGGTTTGCTTGGTCGGGAAGTGCGGTGGTGGATTATGAAAATACATCTGGTTTAGGAACGAAGGAAAATCCACCCATGGTTGCTCTGTATACGAGTGAACTGGGTGGTGATAATCAACATGTGAGTGTCACTTATAGTCTAGATAGCGGTAGAACATGGTCCACTCTTGAGCAAAATCCAATCATCACCATGCCGAATGAGTTGAAAGCAAGTAATGGAGGCTCAGGCGTCTTCCGTGATCCAAAGGTTTTTTGGCATGAACAAAGCAAGCAATGGATGTTTGTCATCACGAGTGGGAAGCGTATCGATTTTTACACATCACCTAATCTATTAGATTGGCAAAAGGTGAGCGAATTTTCCGATCCAAAAGCAGCAGAACTTGGTCTTTGGGAATGTCCAGATTTGTTTGAGCTACCTGTGTATGATGAAATTGGAAACAAAACAGGTTCAAAATGGGTGTTAACGGTTAGTATTAATCCAACCCCATCAGGTGGAACTGGGATGCACTATTATGTAGGAGATTTTAATGGAACAACATTTAGCCCGGATGAGAACTCCGAACCATTAAATTGGGCGGATTACGGGGCCGATTTTTATGCAGCAGTTACATGGAGTAACACTGTTAACCAGCCAGAAGATGGTCGAAGAATCTGGTTAGGATGGATGAATAATCCTGCACAATACGCAGGGCAACTTCCAACTTCCACCTGGAGAGGTGCCACCACCGTGCCACGAGAGCTTTCATTAGTGGAAACTATTGAAGGTGTTAGATTAAAGCAGCAACCAGTCAAGGAATTAACTAGTTTACGAGATACAGCGAATGAAGTGAAAATCGTGAATCAAAAATTTTCAACTAATAATGTATTAGAAAATGTAACCGCTGACATGTTTGAGCTTGAAGCTGAGTTTAACCTGAATGAAACATCAGCATCTGAGTTTGGATTTCAAGTACGTAAAGGAGAAAATGAAGCAACTATAATTTCTTATCAAGTGGCAGATGGAAAATTATCAGTGGACCGGACACAATCAGGAGAGACCGATTTTCATAAGGATTTTCCTTCCATTCAGCATACGAACCTAACAGTAAAAGATGGAATCTTACATGTAAAACTGTTGGTTGACCGATCTTCAGTTGAGGTGTTTGCAGAAGAAGGCACCACCGTGTTTACGAATCAAATCTTTCCGAGTGAAACAAGCAAAAAAATTGATTTATACGCAAAAGACGGGGAGGTAGCGTTACGTTCCTTATCCTTCTATCCATTAAAGGAGGCATCATTTACGAAATTTGTAGAAGACGTGGATGTAGAAAACCTTCCAAATACAATTGAAAATCCTAATTTTGAAACAGGTGATTTAACTGGCTGGACAACAACGGGCTCGGCGTTTAGGGCGCCTGTCTCCGATGCGACAAGCTTCTGGGGTGGTCCATTTGAGCATGAAGGTACCTATCATTCATGGGGATTCCTCGGAGCAAAGAGTGATGATAAATCAGATTTACGAACCGGTGTAATGAAGTCTAGCAATTTTGTGCTGGAAGGAAATGGGGTTATTGACTTTTTAGTAGGTGGAGGTCAGGATCTAAATACCCTGTATGTGTCACTAGTGAAAGCTTCAACCGGTGAAGAGCTGATGAAGGCAACGGGTGCCAATACAGAAAAGTACCGGCGAGTATCGTGGGATGCTTCCGAGTACTTGGGAGAAGCACTCTTTATAAAAGTAGTAGATTATCATTCTGGTGGTTTTGGTCATATCAATGTGGATGATTTTCATGTTTTTAACGAAGAGGAAGGAAAGCAAGATGACCTCATCAACCCTGGCTTTGAAACAGGAGATTTAACTGGATGGACAGCAGAAGGAGATGCATTCAACGGAACGGTAACTGACCAAGCCACTTATTGGGATACTCTAATTCCGTTTGAACATCAAGGGAAGTATCATCTATGGGGCTTTAACGGTGCGTCTCCTAATGAAGCGGATCAAAGAACAGGAAGCCTCACATCCAATATCTTTGAATTATCAGGAAATGGCAGAATCTCTTTCTTAGTAGGTGGAGGAGATGAGATGGATGGGGAGACTCATTACAACTTATATGTTGCCTTGGTTCGTGCTTCCGATGGAAAAGAGTTATTCAAAGCGACCGGTCCTGAATCAGAGACGTATAAGCGTGTATCTTGGAACGCTTCAGATTATTTAGGTGAAAAAGTATATATCAAAGTGGTCGATCAACATACAGGAGGGTTGGGGCATCTGAATGTGGATGATTTTCAAGTGAAAGGTCGCGGGATGTTAAGTCACTGGAGTTTTGATGAACAAAAGGGCCATATCGCTCTTGATTCAGTCAAAAACGAACAGCTAAAGGTAGAATATGTATTTAATGAGGCAAAGTATAAGCCTTCTACCGATCCTCTTTGGAGAAAAGGGGTCGTAGATCATGCGCTTCTATTTGATGGCTATTCCACTTATATCAATCAACCTATTAAAAAGGCAGCACAGCCAAGTGATGCATTGACAATAGAAGCATGGGTAGCACCACGATCGTATGAATGGGGAGATTTAGGTCAGCTGTCAGCGATTGTTAATCAGCACAATAAAGCTCGAGGCGAAGGCTATATTTTAGGAATGGGTCGACATGGAAAATGGTCGTTCCAAGCCGGGATGAATGGCGAATGGAAAGAAGTATGGGCAAAGGAAGACAAACCACTTGAAAAAGATCGGTGGTCGTATATTGTTGCCACTTTTGACCAAAACGAGAAAAAGATGAAGTTGTTTTTAAATGGTGAGCTAGTTGGGGAAGTAGATACTCCTAGAAATGCCACGATTACAGCGTCTGAGAACAATCTCTTAATAGGTAAGCATAATTCAGCCGCCGTACTAAGCTCGTTTACAGCGAATATGTTTAACGGGATGATTGATGAGCTGAAAATCTACAACAAGGCAGTATCGGAAGAAGAGATTAAAAGACAATATAATCAAGTGATTACAAGCTTTGAAGATGGGCAGTTACCCCTTCCGGATTTATCGTTTGACCGCAGTGTGTATGATGGGGATCGCTATCGACCACAATATCATTTTCTTTCACCTGGTCACTGGATGAATGAACCACATGCTCCGTTTTATTATAACGGAAAATACCATCTCTTTTATCAGCACAATCCACAAGGACCTTACTGGCATCAAATCCATTGGGGTCACGCGGTAAGTGACGATATGGTTCACTGGGAAGATGCGCCGGTTGCTTTAGCTCCATCAGGTGTGTCACCTGACGGAGTATGGTCTGGCTCCGCAAGCTTTGATCAAAATGGAGAACCAGTGTTATTTTTTACAGCGGGAGATGACAGCAAATCACCAAACCAAATGACAGGTTTGGCCAAACCTGAGGATGTCAAAGATCCAATGCTGAAGATGTGGGATATGTTAGATCATCCGGTTACGGTTCAAGCACCTGATCTTCCAGCAGAGGAAGGAAAGGTGATGTATGGTCAGTTCCGAGATCCGTTTGTCTGGCAAGATGGTGATACTTGGTATCAAATTGTTGGTTCGGGTATAGAAAATGTTGGAGGTTCCGCACTCCTTTACACTTCAAAAGATTTGGAAAATTGGGAGTATGTTGGTCCATTCTTTACAGGGAATTCCAAAGCCTATCCAAAAACAGGAGATGTATGGGAATTACCAGTGTTTTTACCTATTGGGAAGGATGCAAACGGAGAACAAAAGTATGCGTTCTTTATTAATCCTTGGTTTAAAAGCTATAGTGAACATAACGTAAAATACGTGTTTCACTGGGTGGGCTCATGGGATAAAGAAAAGAATCAATTTGTTCCAGACCATGAGGAGCCGAAACTATTTGATTACGGTGTTCATTTTACTGGACCTAGTGGAATGATTGATGATAAAGGACGTTCGATTTTATTTAGTATTGCTCAAGACCGAAGAACAGACCAGGAGCATTATGATGCAGGTTGGGCACATAACGCTGGTTTGCCATTAGAATTGTCTCTATTAAAAAATGGAGAGCTTGGAGTTGAGCCGATTAACGAATTAGAAACTCTCCGAGGCAAACAACTGATTAATATTAGAAATTCGAGTCTATCAAAGGCAAATAAGAAGCTTGAGAAAGTGAAAGGAGATATGTTAGAAATCATCCTTGAAATTAAAGCAAAATCGGATGAGAAATATGGCATTAAAGTTCGTCAATCCGGAGATTCATCAGAAGAAGTAACCCTCTATTTTGACGAGACAAACGAGCAATTTGGAGTAGACGCTAGCAAAATGAGTGTAGACCCTGATGTTGCGAAAACTAGCAGCTCTGGAACTCTTTCCACAGAAGGAGAAAATGTGAAGCTTCATATTTTCCTAGACCGATCGATGATTGAAGCGTATGCGAATGGGCAAAAAAGCATTACCACAAGAGCATACCCAACAAAAGCAGATGCATTAGGACTTGAACTTTGGAGTAAGAACGGAACGGCAAATATTGTCTCAATGAAAGTGTATGAGATGGGATCTGCCTATAGTGACACTGTCGTACCAGCGTATTATGAGGATGATAGCCCTCAAGAGGAAATTCCACATAGCGAATTAACGAATCATGATTTTCAAACAGGAGATTTAACCGGATGGACGATTGTAGAAGGAAATACCTTCACAAATGATCATGTGACTAATGAGAATGATTGGGGATGGGGTGGTCCTTTCGGTCAGGCAACTACTTCGACTGACCCCAATAAATATCATCTATGGGGATTTCATCCTGATCATGGGGGAGATGCGGCAACGGGTGTGTTGAAATCTGCAGACTTTGTCCTCGGAGGAGATGGTCAAATTGACTTTTTAACATCTGGAGGGGCAGATGAGCAATTACTATACGTAGCGCTGGTCGATGCGGAAACAAATGAAATTTTAAGGAAAGCAACCGGCCATAACGGTGAAGCCTACCGAAGGGTCAGATGGGATGCTTCAGAGTTTATCGGTAGAAAGCTGTATATTCAAGTAGTTGATAAGCATACAGGAGGATGGGGTCATATTAATCTTGATGATGTGAATGTTCCTGTGAAGCTGGAAGATAAGTAG
- the brnQ gene encoding branched-chain amino acid transport system II carrier protein, translated as MQQKIPFSTYALIGTMLFGLYFGAGNLIFPIQLGQLAGTNFWPALIGFLVTAIGLPFLGILAIGLSGSTGLRDLASRVHPLFGVVFAMALYLTIGPFFAIPRTATVPFVVGFEPYINPDSASLWLGLFSLVFFAIVYYFSLNPAKIMDYVGKYLTPAFLVFLFILIVTAIVKPMGDFGQPTGDYKSLPFMTGFKEGYNTMDALASLAFGIVVINTIKSQGITQTKAIAKATWQSGVFAMGLMTLIYGLITYMGASSITAVGTFTNGGEIFAAVSQHYFGSFGNILLAIIIVLACLKTSIGLITACSEFFHNVFPKVSYRWFVLMLCVVSFAIANFGLNNIILFAIPVLMFLYPLAIVLILLALFSPLFKGKQSVFAASMLLTFFVSIIDGYSTLAAYLPETTVGFFESIKTIYLDYLPLYEIGLGWILPAFIGVIIGLIWPSKMK; from the coding sequence ATGCAACAGAAAATACCATTTTCCACTTACGCATTGATCGGTACAATGCTTTTCGGTCTTTATTTTGGGGCAGGAAATTTAATTTTTCCGATCCAATTAGGACAACTTGCAGGTACTAACTTTTGGCCTGCATTGATTGGCTTTTTAGTAACAGCAATTGGCCTTCCCTTTTTAGGAATCCTAGCAATTGGCCTATCTGGCAGTACAGGCCTTCGTGATTTAGCAAGCCGCGTGCATCCACTTTTTGGTGTCGTATTTGCAATGGCCCTTTACTTGACGATTGGACCATTTTTTGCGATCCCACGTACGGCAACTGTACCATTCGTTGTTGGCTTTGAACCGTATATCAATCCAGACTCAGCAAGTTTATGGCTTGGACTGTTTAGCCTAGTATTTTTTGCCATTGTTTATTATTTCTCGTTAAACCCAGCAAAGATTATGGACTACGTTGGAAAGTATTTAACACCGGCCTTTTTAGTATTTTTATTTATTTTAATTGTTACTGCGATTGTTAAGCCAATGGGTGACTTCGGACAGCCAACAGGAGATTATAAGAGCTTACCATTTATGACAGGCTTTAAAGAAGGCTATAATACAATGGATGCCCTTGCCTCCCTTGCTTTCGGAATTGTAGTCATCAACACGATTAAAAGCCAAGGCATCACTCAAACAAAAGCGATTGCCAAAGCAACTTGGCAATCTGGTGTGTTTGCAATGGGACTTATGACGCTTATTTATGGTCTTATTACGTATATGGGGGCATCGAGTATAACCGCAGTAGGAACGTTTACGAATGGCGGGGAGATATTTGCTGCCGTTTCTCAGCATTACTTTGGATCGTTCGGTAACATTTTATTAGCGATTATTATTGTTCTCGCTTGCTTAAAAACGAGCATTGGACTTATTACGGCATGTAGTGAATTTTTCCATAATGTGTTTCCAAAAGTAAGTTACCGTTGGTTTGTACTTATGTTATGTGTCGTCTCTTTTGCTATTGCGAATTTCGGTTTGAACAATATCATTCTATTTGCAATCCCGGTATTAATGTTCTTATATCCGTTAGCGATTGTTCTAATCTTATTAGCTTTATTTTCACCATTATTTAAAGGAAAACAAAGCGTATTCGCTGCATCGATGCTTCTCACGTTCTTTGTAAGTATCATTGATGGGTATAGCACTTTAGCAGCTTATTTACCTGAAACAACAGTAGGATTTTTTGAATCAATTAAAACTATTTATTTAGATTATTTACCACTTTATGAAATTGGCCTTGGATGGATACTGCCAGCTTTTATTGGCGTAATCATCGGGTTGATATGGCCGAGTAAAATGAAATAA
- a CDS encoding NAD(P)H-dependent flavin oxidoreductase — protein sequence MWYQNKLTKLLGLDYPIIQAPMAGGVTTSNFVSSVSNAGALGMIGAGYMQPDELRHQIREVKALTTRTFGVNLFIPETPKISDEEINEANELLQPFRSALGIKLELPTYENSSIFEEKLKIIIEEKVPVCSFTFGIPTKEVISQFKKHKVIVIGTATTVNEAVINENVGMDAIVVQGSEAGGHRGTFAKDAEESLVGLMALVPQVVDHVTIPVIASGGVMDGRGVIASMFLGAESVQMGTAFLTTIESGAHDQHKKAILQATEDETIVTTVFSGKPARGITNQFMKELKSRENLIPAYPIQHYLTSHIRKEAARQNNSEYMSLWSGQGVRLSQRQSVYELITGIVSQVDQLLKEF from the coding sequence ATGTGGTACCAAAATAAATTAACTAAACTACTAGGATTGGATTATCCGATCATTCAAGCACCAATGGCAGGTGGTGTAACAACTTCTAACTTTGTCTCTTCAGTGTCAAACGCAGGGGCCTTAGGGATGATTGGTGCTGGATATATGCAGCCCGATGAATTACGTCATCAGATAAGGGAAGTAAAAGCTTTAACTACTAGAACATTTGGGGTTAACTTATTTATACCAGAAACACCAAAGATTTCAGATGAAGAGATTAACGAAGCAAACGAACTCTTACAACCTTTTAGAAGCGCATTAGGGATTAAATTGGAATTACCTACATATGAAAACAGCTCTATATTTGAAGAAAAACTAAAAATTATCATTGAAGAAAAGGTGCCTGTGTGCTCGTTTACATTTGGGATCCCAACAAAGGAAGTAATAAGCCAATTTAAGAAACATAAGGTCATTGTCATTGGAACAGCCACAACCGTGAATGAAGCTGTAATCAATGAAAATGTTGGGATGGATGCTATTGTAGTTCAAGGAAGTGAAGCTGGGGGGCACCGGGGAACTTTCGCAAAAGATGCAGAAGAAAGCCTAGTAGGCCTAATGGCTTTAGTACCCCAGGTTGTAGATCATGTCACTATTCCCGTCATTGCCTCCGGCGGAGTGATGGATGGTAGAGGTGTGATAGCTTCTATGTTTTTAGGAGCAGAATCAGTTCAAATGGGTACAGCTTTCCTCACTACGATAGAGAGTGGAGCACATGACCAACACAAAAAAGCTATACTACAAGCAACCGAAGACGAGACAATAGTAACTACCGTATTTTCAGGAAAACCGGCTAGAGGAATTACTAACCAGTTTATGAAAGAGCTGAAGAGCAGAGAAAACTTGATACCAGCTTATCCTATTCAACATTACCTAACTAGTCATATTAGAAAAGAAGCTGCAAGACAAAATAATTCTGAGTATATGTCTCTTTGGTCAGGTCAAGGAGTTAGGTTGAGTCAACGTCAATCTGTTTATGAACTTATCACAGGTATTGTTTCTCAGGTCGATCAGTTGTTGAAAGAATTTTGA